In the genome of Synergistales bacterium, one region contains:
- a CDS encoding glycosyltransferase, whose protein sequence is MMESSSFGVSVLISVYAMESSSNLKKCLRSIAEQTFVPEEIILVEDGPLTEELYNEMDSWQETLGERLARVPLKENQGLAAALNEGLIHCRCHWVARMDTDDVMLPERLERQIGFLKQNPHIDVVGSWIAEFDETLAVLLGVRHVPGEHQDIYNLAKTRNPMNHMSVIFRKTAVLQAGGYSLAMRKNQDYVLWVTMLSMGFIFANIPEILVKVRAGIELMGRRRGLGYFRYERYVFAYMKKIGFINTFEFLKAVTLRFTVRMMPKRIVQCIYGLLRQPGKSSSRKKVCHHG, encoded by the coding sequence ATGATGGAGAGCTCTTCTTTTGGCGTTTCAGTACTAATATCTGTATATGCTATGGAATCCTCCTCCAACCTTAAGAAATGTCTTCGGAGCATTGCGGAGCAAACGTTCGTGCCGGAAGAAATCATTCTGGTGGAAGATGGCCCTCTCACCGAAGAACTTTACAATGAAATGGATTCGTGGCAAGAAACACTTGGAGAGAGGCTTGCGCGGGTGCCTCTGAAAGAGAACCAGGGTCTTGCAGCGGCTCTCAACGAGGGACTTATACATTGCCGGTGTCATTGGGTTGCTCGCATGGACACGGATGATGTAATGCTCCCCGAACGTTTGGAAAGACAGATTGGTTTTCTTAAGCAAAATCCCCATATCGATGTGGTAGGCTCCTGGATTGCTGAGTTTGATGAAACTCTTGCAGTTTTACTAGGGGTGCGTCATGTCCCTGGGGAGCATCAGGATATATATAATTTGGCTAAAACGCGAAACCCCATGAATCATATGAGTGTGATTTTTCGTAAAACTGCGGTTCTCCAAGCGGGTGGGTATAGTTTGGCTATGCGAAAAAACCAAGATTATGTTCTGTGGGTGACTATGCTTTCAATGGGCTTTATTTTTGCTAATATACCAGAAATTTTGGTGAAAGTTCGTGCCGGTATTGAATTGATGGGTAGGCGGAGAGGGTTAGGTTACTTCCGCTATGAGCGGTATGTTTTTGCCTACATGAAGAAGATTGGCTTTATCAACACCTTCGAGTTCCTCAAAGCCGTAACACTTCGTTTCACAGTTCGGATGATGCCAAAAAGGATTGTACAATGTATTTACGGTTTGTTGCGCCAACCTGGTAAATCCTCTTCTAGGAAAAAGGTATGTCACCATGGGTAG
- a CDS encoding sugar transferase yields the protein MTKSTRFLRTIKRTLFLVDCLVYLLAVVWITGHILHTVPLALQYGLFWITLLLGLYAFRAFDLSRDCAMSELLVRVLTGSLFGEIAGGLFLLLVTASVRVNRGDLLLVGFVVMLFVAVTHGTALLLVRTRKPPIEQTLVIGTNEKLEPLFFEMSQKHPGLLETKTVIEDTAEAVNSALETNPGYDLIIIATPEIDRNLSFLLHNLQGRGYQVVFLPQLVEELLKRIPLPLLDVFSSYYIPKLQCARPTQAQRTFDLVVSTIVLVLLSPVLLLGALAVLLEAGRPVFFKQERIGYQGKPVELHKLRTMNGSNRGKKARFADDEQHRITKSGAILRKFRFDEIPQLWDAICGRMSLVGPRPEQIDFVDEYNQAIPYYWLRHNLKVGITGWAQIHYPYSATVEDTKKKLEYDLYYIKSRSVLLDLQIILKTMEVMLRSRGAK from the coding sequence ATGACCAAAAGCACGCGATTCCTCCGGACAATCAAACGGACCCTTTTTCTCGTCGATTGCCTGGTCTATCTGCTGGCGGTGGTCTGGATAACCGGTCACATTTTGCACACTGTGCCCCTTGCCTTGCAGTACGGCCTCTTTTGGATCACCCTGCTTCTAGGGCTTTACGCCTTCCGTGCCTTCGACCTCAGCCGGGATTGCGCAATGTCGGAGCTGTTGGTCCGGGTCCTCACCGGCAGCCTTTTCGGCGAGATAGCGGGAGGATTGTTCCTGCTGCTCGTTACGGCCAGCGTTCGGGTGAACAGGGGCGATCTGCTCCTAGTTGGATTTGTAGTGATGCTCTTCGTCGCAGTCACCCACGGCACAGCGTTGCTCCTCGTCCGAACCCGCAAGCCTCCGATTGAGCAGACGCTGGTGATTGGAACCAACGAGAAGCTGGAACCACTGTTCTTTGAGATGTCCCAAAAACATCCAGGTCTTCTGGAAACAAAGACGGTAATCGAAGACACCGCGGAAGCGGTCAACAGTGCACTGGAAACGAACCCTGGGTACGACCTCATAATAATCGCAACGCCGGAAATAGACCGTAATCTCTCGTTTCTGCTCCATAACTTGCAGGGCAGGGGGTACCAAGTCGTTTTTTTGCCACAACTGGTTGAAGAGCTACTGAAACGGATCCCCCTGCCATTGCTGGATGTTTTTTCGTCCTATTACATACCAAAGCTGCAATGTGCCCGTCCCACACAGGCGCAACGAACCTTCGATCTTGTAGTCTCGACAATCGTATTGGTACTGCTTTCTCCGGTATTGCTCTTGGGAGCACTTGCTGTGCTGCTGGAAGCCGGAAGGCCCGTCTTCTTCAAGCAGGAACGTATCGGGTACCAGGGGAAGCCGGTGGAGCTCCACAAGCTCCGCACAATGAATGGCTCCAACAGAGGCAAGAAAGCACGCTTTGCGGACGACGAACAGCACCGGATCACAAAGTCCGGAGCCATTCTGAGGAAATTCAGGTTCGACGAGATCCCCCAGCTCTGGGACGCCATATGCGGCCGCATGAGCCTCGTCGGCCCCCGGCCCGAACAAATCGATTTTGTGGACGAATACAACCAAGCGATTCCCTATTACTGGCTTCGCCATAATCTGAAGGTTGGCATCACCGGTTGGGCCCAGATCCATTACCCTTATTCAGCGACAGTTGAAGACACAAAGAAAAAGCTGGAGTATGATCTGTACTATATCAAGAGCAGATCGGTCTTGCTCGATCTTCAGATCATTCTAAAGACCATGGAAGTAATGTTGCGAAGTAGAGGGGCAAAGTAA
- a CDS encoding SDR family NAD(P)-dependent oxidoreductase translates to MSIPEALQKHQYTWLVTGAAGFIGSHLVEQLLKAGQRVHGLDNLTSGKQENLQQAIAEAGSQHTGLFTFQEGDIRDAQACREAVEGVDYILHHAAVVSVPASLESPRETCGVNVQGFANLLEAARNADVRRVLYASSSAVYGDTPYQPKSESHATAPLTPYGLSKRVNEEYAQLYSRIGWVDTVGLRYFNVFGPRQDPNGPYAAVIPRWQARIRQGKPPVIYGDGEQTRDFIHVAEVARINIQLALHRHIEGGEVINVGTGRQISLNELAGMLNTMAGEQHQQQYQAIQYEAERPGDIRHSRADVSRLTGFLGRAPAGIEAFIQQRKEQLQCALQGRIAT, encoded by the coding sequence GTGTCTATCCCGGAAGCTTTGCAAAAACACCAATATACGTGGCTTGTCACCGGCGCTGCCGGCTTTATCGGGTCCCACCTTGTCGAGCAGCTTCTCAAAGCGGGGCAGCGTGTCCATGGACTCGACAATCTCACTTCCGGAAAGCAGGAGAACCTCCAGCAGGCAATCGCCGAAGCGGGCTCGCAACATACCGGCCTGTTCACCTTTCAGGAGGGCGACATCAGGGATGCCCAGGCCTGCCGCGAAGCCGTGGAAGGTGTGGATTACATCCTCCACCACGCCGCCGTCGTCTCCGTCCCAGCCTCGCTGGAATCACCCCGGGAGACCTGCGGGGTGAATGTCCAGGGTTTCGCCAATCTCCTGGAGGCCGCACGTAACGCAGACGTCCGGCGAGTGCTCTATGCCTCCTCGAGTGCCGTGTATGGGGATACGCCCTACCAGCCGAAGAGCGAATCCCATGCCACGGCGCCGCTGACCCCCTACGGTCTGAGCAAGCGCGTGAACGAGGAGTACGCTCAGCTCTACAGCCGCATAGGATGGGTGGACACCGTGGGATTACGGTATTTCAATGTCTTCGGTCCACGGCAGGACCCGAACGGCCCCTACGCAGCGGTCATCCCCAGGTGGCAGGCCCGGATACGGCAGGGCAAACCGCCTGTCATTTACGGTGACGGAGAACAGACGCGGGACTTTATCCATGTCGCCGAGGTCGCCCGGATCAATATCCAGCTCGCCCTCCACAGGCATATCGAGGGTGGCGAGGTGATCAACGTCGGCACGGGAAGACAGATCTCCCTCAACGAACTGGCCGGCATGCTGAACACCATGGCCGGGGAGCAGCACCAGCAGCAGTACCAGGCCATCCAGTACGAAGCGGAACGTCCCGGAGATATCCGGCATTCCCGGGCTGATGTCAGCAGGCTTACAGGTTTCCTGGGCAGAGCACCGGCAGGCATCGAGGCCTTCATCCAGCAGCGGAAAGAGCAGCTTCAATGCGCACTCCAAGGCCGAATAGCGACCTGA